In the genome of Desulfonauticus submarinus, the window ATAAAAGGAGAATTTTATGGTAGAAGATATTGCATATATTCCAATTTCTCAGGAATTGATAATAACAATTGAAAAATTAAAAGAAAAACACGAAAGTGTCCAAGATTTTATAAAAAGACTAATAGAAGAATTCGCTTTTCAACAAGATATAGAATTAGCACAATTAGAAAAGATGACAGAATTGTGGAAGAATGAGGAAGATAATATATGGGACAATATGAGTTAGCTTTTGGAGATATTATTTTAGTAGAAGTTCCTTTTACAGATAAACTAGAAATGAAATTAAGACCAGCATTAGTGTTATTTGAAGAAAAGAGTAATGTAATAATAGCAGGTATTACAAGTAATTTAAAGATGGGAGGTATCTTGCTTTCTAAAAGTGAGGGATTAATAGTAGATAGTGTGTTAAAGTTAAATTATATTTTTACAGTTTCTAAAAATAGAATAAAAAAGAAAGAAGTCTGTGAAAATTTATTGGAAAAATTTAAGATATGTATTGAAAATTTCTAACAAAACGCTTCACTGGACTAGCATTTCGCTGCGCTCCATGCCAGCCAGTGAGCTTCGCCGTTAGCCTGACTAAAAAGGAATAAAAATAATAAATAGAAAAGCAATAATTATATTTGGTTCTGTAGTAAGAAATGAATATAATCAAGAAAGTGATATAGCTGTAGTTGGAGAACAAAAATATCCAGATTTGTTTTTATTAGATAAAATAAAAATAGAACTTGAAGAAAAGTTTAACAAACTAGAAATGATATAAATCCATTGGAATCACTGAATAATAAAAACCAACACACAATATAAAAGATCTAGTTCCTCACTATACAAGATAAATAAAACATAGTGATTCTAATGATATTGGTACCAACAATTGAAAAAATAGGAAGCTATATAAAAAACTAATAAAAAATTTACTTCTCACCACAATATCTCTAATATCTCTAATAACAATAACAAAATTGTTAAACAATTTTAAAAAAATATTTTACTTCTTAAAAATATTTGATAGTAGATACTACTTTAAATCATTAAAAATTAAAATAGTATTATGTTGCGAAAGATAATTCTATTTACAATCTCTGGACTGGTTGCGCTAATTACCCTAGCCCTGGTATATGGTTCTCTTCGCTGGGCATTTGTTACAGAAAAGATGTATGCCTCTTTAGAGGCTAAACGTTTTAGCCCTAAAAACTTACGATATAACTCCAAAGAATTAATAGGCTTACCTCCACCAGTGCAACGTTATTTCCGTGCTGTACTTACAGAGGGACAGCCAATAATCTCAGCCGTCACTATTAAACATACTGGCACATTTAATATAAGTCCAACAGATGAACAGTGGAAACCATTTACTTCCATCCAAAAAGTAATAACAAGCCGAAAAGGTTTTGTCTGGGACGGCAGGATTAAAATAATGCCAGGTCTAACAGCATATGTACATGATGCTTACATTGCTGGAGAAGGAATCCTTTATGCCTCACTTTTCGGACTAATCCCGCTGGCTAAGTCGCAAGGAACCACTAAAATGGCTAAAGGAGAGTTAATGCGTTTCCTTGCAGAAGCAGCGTGGTATCCCACTGCTCTGTTACCAACACAGGGCGTTTGCTGGCACGCAGTAGATAATTATTCTGCTAAGGCAACATTAACAGACGGCCAAATTACAGTAAGTTTACTGTTCTACTTTAATCAAAAGGGGTTAATCAAATCAGTTCGTGCTGAGATACGAGGCCGCAATGTTGCTGGAGAGATGGTGCCAACACCATGGGAAGGACAATGGTGGAATTATAAGCTATGCAACGGAATACGCATCCCAACACAAGGAGAAGCAAAATGGATACTTTCCAAAAATTCAAAACCTTACTGGCGAGGCCACATAACAAAAATCAAATATGAATTTGCCCAATAACCAAATCCTAACTTCTAACAAGACCTCACCTAACTACAATTCTGCTGCTATTTGTTCTAATTCACTTGGCCGAGGTATTTGTATTAAGTAAACTAATTTTAAAACAAATTTAAATCCTAACAAACAGTAATGGGTATTTTTTTATGATAATAAGAAAAATTCGAGAACATGATGCAGAAAATTTTCTTTCTCTGTGTAAACAATTAGATGAAGAAACACAATTTATGATGCTCGAACCTGGAGAACGCTCAATAACAATAAAACAACAACGAGAAGATATTAAAAATATCCTCTCTACCTATAATCAGACCATTATTGTTATAGAAAGCAACAAACAACTAGGTGGATACATTGCTGGTATTGGCGGGAACTATCAGAGAAACAAGCATACTTGTCATATCGTGATAGGTATTCTTAAATCACTATGCGGAAAAGGTTTGGGAAGAAAGTTATTTATTGAATTAGAGAAATGGGCATATAGTAAAAACATCTACAGACTAGAGTTAACAGTAATGATGCATAATAAAAAAGCTATTGCCTTATATAAAAAAATGGGGTTTAAGATAGAAGGAATAAGAAGAAAGTCTTTATTGGTCAATAATGTTTATATTGATGAATATTATATGGCCAAATTATTATATTGATACTTGAGATATGGTTTTGAATAAAAATAAAAAATAAATTTTATCTAAAAATTAAAGGATAAAAGTATGTATAACAAAAACATAACAAAAGGAATTATTCTCTCATTTATATCATTAATACTACTTGGGATAATGCCTATTATCTCTAATAGCAGGCCAATGAAAATTGATGCGTTACATTTTGCTTTATACTTATCAATTTGGCAATTGATCTTTTCTGTACCTGTTCTTTTTTTTGAATTAAGGAATTATAATCAAGGGATATTTAGTGCCAATCTGCCTAATACATTAAAGAAAAAAACTATTTCTATTATTTTAGTTACTGGCATCATGTTTGGTATCTCAACTTTTGCTTATGTATTTTCCATGGAAAAAGCTGGTGCCACAAGTGCTGCTATTGCCATTCAAGCATATCCTTTATTCGCCATTTTATGGGAAACAATTTTTTTAAACAAAAGAAAAAGTATTGGAGAATTATTTTTTACAATATTACTAATTAGTGGTCTTTATTATTTAGGAACAGGAGGAACGTGGAAAATTAAAGGATTATCTTACTGGTTTCTCTCTGCTCTAAGTGTTCCATTTATCTGGAGTGTAGCTCATGTAATTGTAAAAGAAGTGCTTGATAAAACACCAATCACCCCTGCCCAAGTAACATTTTTTCGAGTATCAATTTCAGCAGTGTTTCTTTTTGTTATTGCAGTTTATATAAATGATCTGAGTTATATTTTAAATCTATTAAGTAGTTCAACTTTTCAAATATATGCTGCTATTATGGGATTTATATATTATCTTGAACTAATAAACTGGTTCTACGCAGTCAAACATGTAGATGTTTCTGTTGCAAGCTCAATAACTGCTCCATGGCCAGTAATAACAATAATATTAGCTATCTTATTTCTTCAAGAAACTGTAAAATATTATCAAATAATTACTATGATAACTACTTTAATCAGCGTATATGGACTAATTGTTACAGGAAGATTAAAGAATTCTAAATCAAAAATTACAGTTTAATTGTACAAAATAAGATCACTGTCAACTTTTGAATTATTCTCTTTTTAAAAAATATATGTAATATTTAAGTCATCCCCAAAAAATACTTTTTTGAAAATATTATTTGCCAATCTAGGCATGACGCTTTATTATTAATATAATATGGTTTATATAAAATATCCAAATAAAAAATTTTGTAGACATATAGAAAAATATTGGTTTGCAAAAAGTAAAACAAATAATAATTATTCTACTTTTGAATATTTTCCAGACGGCAATACAGAAATACTCTTTAAAATCTCTAAGTTTGATTGTAAGTTATATTTATTTGGTCCATCTAAAAAACGAGCTATTATTAAAATAAACAGTAATTATAGCTATATAGGAATTAGGTTTCGCCCTGGGAAAAGCCCACGCATTGAGGGCATAAGCCCATCAGAATTAGTTGACACTTATATAGAACTACCTAAAAAAATACAAAAAATTAACACTGCAATAATTGGTCAACAGCTTCTTAAAGCACCTACCTATTCTTCAAAACAAAACATTATTGAAAATTTTTTACAAACGTTGGGGATAAACAACACAAACATTACTCTAAACCAGAAGGTGATTGAATGTATAGAAGCTTCATATGGACTACAACCAGTAAAAAAAATTGCAGCCAACTTACATCTCAGTGTTCGCCAGATGGAACGAATAGTTTTAAAGGAAACTGGTCTAACTCCAAAAATGCTAGCCCGTAGAATAAGACTCCAAAAAGTATTGGGAAGCCTATTCAAAGGCTATTCAGATACTTTTGCAGATCTTGCCTATTTTACAGGTTATTCAGATCAATCTCACTTTATTAAGGACTTTAAAGAATTAACAGGAAAACTGCCAAGCTGGTTTAAATATATTCAAAAAAATATTCAAAAAAAAGAAAACCTAAGCCATTTTATCCCCTATTGTCTTAAATCAATAGAAGATAACTGTGTATTCCATCAACTTTAGTAACATATAATTTTTTTTTAATAATCTACTTCTTTATTTTTACATTTGTCGCATTTTTCCAATACAAAAGCTCAAGATAAGGCTTAAAAGCTTATCAAATAATCTAGAGGTACAATAAATGAAAAATAACAAATTAAATTTTATTGAATGTAAGGGAAGCCACTATGCAATTGGACGACAATATGGTG includes:
- a CDS encoding type II toxin-antitoxin system PemK/MazF family toxin — its product is MGQYELAFGDIILVEVPFTDKLEMKLRPALVLFEEKSNVIIAGITSNLKMGGILLSKSEGLIVDSVLKLNYIFTVSKNRIKKKEVCENLLEKFKICIENF
- a CDS encoding DUF6920 family protein, which gives rise to MRKIILFTISGLVALITLALVYGSLRWAFVTEKMYASLEAKRFSPKNLRYNSKELIGLPPPVQRYFRAVLTEGQPIISAVTIKHTGTFNISPTDEQWKPFTSIQKVITSRKGFVWDGRIKIMPGLTAYVHDAYIAGEGILYASLFGLIPLAKSQGTTKMAKGELMRFLAEAAWYPTALLPTQGVCWHAVDNYSAKATLTDGQITVSLLFYFNQKGLIKSVRAEIRGRNVAGEMVPTPWEGQWWNYKLCNGIRIPTQGEAKWILSKNSKPYWRGHITKIKYEFAQ
- a CDS encoding GNAT family N-acetyltransferase, producing MIIRKIREHDAENFLSLCKQLDEETQFMMLEPGERSITIKQQREDIKNILSTYNQTIIVIESNKQLGGYIAGIGGNYQRNKHTCHIVIGILKSLCGKGLGRKLFIELEKWAYSKNIYRLELTVMMHNKKAIALYKKMGFKIEGIRRKSLLVNNVYIDEYYMAKLLY
- a CDS encoding DMT family transporter, translated to MYNKNITKGIILSFISLILLGIMPIISNSRPMKIDALHFALYLSIWQLIFSVPVLFFELRNYNQGIFSANLPNTLKKKTISIILVTGIMFGISTFAYVFSMEKAGATSAAIAIQAYPLFAILWETIFLNKRKSIGELFFTILLISGLYYLGTGGTWKIKGLSYWFLSALSVPFIWSVAHVIVKEVLDKTPITPAQVTFFRVSISAVFLFVIAVYINDLSYILNLLSSSTFQIYAAIMGFIYYLELINWFYAVKHVDVSVASSITAPWPVITIILAILFLQETVKYYQIITMITTLISVYGLIVTGRLKNSKSKITV
- a CDS encoding helix-turn-helix domain-containing protein — translated: MVYIKYPNKKFCRHIEKYWFAKSKTNNNYSTFEYFPDGNTEILFKISKFDCKLYLFGPSKKRAIIKINSNYSYIGIRFRPGKSPRIEGISPSELVDTYIELPKKIQKINTAIIGQQLLKAPTYSSKQNIIENFLQTLGINNTNITLNQKVIECIEASYGLQPVKKIAANLHLSVRQMERIVLKETGLTPKMLARRIRLQKVLGSLFKGYSDTFADLAYFTGYSDQSHFIKDFKELTGKLPSWFKYIQKNIQKKENLSHFIPYCLKSIEDNCVFHQL